Proteins encoded by one window of Aphis gossypii isolate Hap1 chromosome X, ASM2018417v2, whole genome shotgun sequence:
- the LOC126552440 gene encoding uncharacterized protein LOC126552440, translating to MAGSDTLENQEAETVARAFYTHWISRFGTPLIITTDQGRQFESNLFKYLGYLTGTNHLRTTAYHPSANGMVERSHRQLKAAIKCHQNKRWTEILPTVLLGIRAAWREDLKSTSAELYSENHFVYLVNFSQQDQMTLSLRTQQSSSRIFDTRFAR from the coding sequence ATGGCCGGAAGTGATACTTTGGAGAACCAAGAAGCAGAGACTGTCGCCCGagcattttatacacattggATTTCAAGATTTGGTACACCTCTTATTATAACGACTGATCAAGGGAGACAATTCGAATCAAACCTTTTCAAGTATCTAGGATATTTGACTGGTACAAATCACCTTAGGACTACGGCCTACCACCCTTCAGCAAACGGTATGGTAGAACGAAGCCATCGACAGCTTAAGGCCGCTATCAAATGTCACCAGAACAAACGGTGGACTGAAATACTCCCAACAGTCTTATTAGGCATACGAGCAGCTTGGCGCGAGGATCTGAAGTCCACATCCGCAGAACTTTATTCGGAGAACCACTTCGTCTACCTGGTGAATTTCTCTCAACAAGATCAGATGACGCTAAGTTTGAGAACGCAGCAGAGTTCATCAAGGATCTTCGACACCAGATTCGCCAGATAA
- the LOC114121258 gene encoding phenoloxidase 2-like has translation MADKNNILYLFDRPTEPIFIGKGDDNVSFDVPTEYLIDRYKPLASDIQTRFPGGKTVPITKLNNIPDLSIPLGLSRDAPFSLFNPSHSKMAAKLIDILMNTKSYDELLSLSVYCRDRINPYMFTYALSVVIIHRPDTRNLRLPSHSEMFPSLYMDSSVFSRAREESAVVQAGSRTPIEIPHDYSANNLDAEHRISYFREDIGINLHHWHWHLVYPFDGPLNIVNKDRRGELFFYMHQQIIARYNMERLSNNMNRVVRLTNWNEPIAEGYFPKLDNILANRVWPPRPVNAVLTNISREVEQITFDIEDLVRWRDRIFNAIHSGFIINTAGQQVRLTENEGINILGNLIEASILSQNPNLYGSLHNNGHNAIAYIHDPDNRFLENYGVMGDSATAMRDPIFYRWHAYIDDIFQEFKSTIPSYSIQNLGFDSVNVQSVEVTATGLPRNEFATFWQQSDTDLSRGLDFLPRGSIFARFTHLQHAPFSYKIVVENNGNQRVGTVRIFLAPKFDERGLPFLFREQRKLFVELDKFSTSLKRGRNEIVRRSTDSSVTIPHEVTYRNQGSNRPAANTEAAATFNFCGCGWPQNMLIAKGSVDGFQCQLFVMVSNGENDQVPNAQGDAQVCDDASSYCGVLNSRYPDARSMGYPFDRTPRDGVVTLQQFLTPNMVTQDVRIRFTNRTVAPLQNTTANRPAAGATSGNRRN, from the exons ATGgctgacaaaaataatattttatacttgttcGATCGCCCTACCGAACCTATATTCATTGGAAAAGGCGATGATAATGTGTCTTTCGATGTGCCCACTGAATACTTG atCGACCGTTACAAGCCATTAGCGTCGGATATTCAAACTCGTTTTCCCGGTGGTAAAACCGTTCCAATCACTAAGTTGAACAATATTCCTGACTTATCGATTCCACTAGGACTTAGCAGAGATGCGCCATTTTCGCTTTTCAACCCATCCCACAGTAAAATGGCCGCAAAACTCATCGATATTCTAATga ATACGAAATCGTACGACGAACTCTTATCGCTTTCCGTGTACTGTCGCGACCGTATCAATCCGTATATGTTTACTTACGCACTATCCGTAGTAATAATACACAGACCTGACACTCGCAATTTAAGACTACCATCGCACTCTGAAATGTTTCCAAGTCTGTATATGGACTCTTCAGTGTTCAGCCGCGCCAGAGAAGAATCGGCTGTAGTCCAAGCCGGTTCTAGG ACTCCAATCGAAATACCACACGATTATTCTGCCAACAACCTGGACGCGGAGCATAGGATTAGTTATTTCCGCGAAGACATCGGCATTAATTTACATCATTGGCATTGGCATTTGGTCTACCCATTCGACGGACCGctcaatattgtaaataaagacAGACGtggtgaattatttttttacatgcaTCAACAGATTATAgctag ATACAACATGGAACGGTTAAGCAATAATATGAATAGAGTAGTTCGTTTAACCAACTGGAACGAACCGATTGCAGAAGGTTACTTCccaaaattagataatattttagccaATCGTGTGTGGCCTCCAAGACCTGTCAATGCAGTACTCAca AATATTAGCAGAGAAGTAGAACAAATCACATTTGACATAGAAGATCTTGTGCGTTGGAGAGACCGTATATTCAATGCTATTCATTCTGGATTTATTATCAAC ACTGCTGGTCAACAAGTTAGATTAACCGAAAACGAGGGTATTAACATATTAGGAAATCTTATCGAAGCTAGTATATTAAGTCAAAATCCGAATTTGTATGGTTCTCTTCATAATAATGGTCACAATGCAATTGCTTATATTCACGATCCTGATAATAGATTTTTG gaaaaCTATGGTGTTATGGGGGACTCGGCGACAGCTATGCGGGATCCAATATTTTATCGTTGGCACGCATATATTGATGATATATTCCAAGAATTTAAATCAACCATACCAAGTTATAGTATTCAAAAT ttgggCTTTGACAGCGTAAATGTGCAAAGTGTCGAAGTAACAGCCACTGGGTTACCGCGGAATGAATTTGCGACATTTTGGCAGCAAAGTGACACTGACTTATCTAGAGGCCTGGACTTTTTACCACGTGGATCTATATTTGCACGATTTACTCACTTACAACACGCTCCATtcagttataaaattgtt gttGAAAACAATGGAAATCAACGAGTTGGAACGGTTCGTATCTTCTTGGCGCCTAAATTTGATGAACGTGGCTTACCATTCTTATTTAGAGAACAAAGAAAACTTTTTGTTGAACTCGACAAATTTAGTACATCCT TAAAAAGAGGAAGAAATGAAATCGTTCGTCGTTCTACTGATTCATCAGTAACTATACCACACGAAGTAACTTATAGAAACCAAGGAAGTAACAGACCGGCTGCCAATACAGAGGCAGCGGCAACGTTTAACTTTTGTGGTTGTGGATGGCCACAAAACATGTTGATAGCTAAAGGATCGGTAGACGGGTTCCAGTGTCAATTGTTTGTTATGGTATCTAATGGTGAAAATGatcag GTGCCGAACGCGCAAGGAGACGCGCAAGTGTGCGACGACGCATCGAGCTACTGTGGCGTTCTTAACTCCCGTTATCCGGATGCCAGGTCCATGGGCTATCCGTTCGACCGCACACCTCGAGACGGCGTGGTCACTCTCCAACAGTTTTTGACGCCCAACATGGTCACCCAAGACGTGCGCATTCGTTTCACCAACCGCACTGTAGCTCCGTTGCAAAACACTACAGCGAACAGACCCGCAGCTGGAGCTACTAGTGGTAACAGGAGGAACTGA
- the LOC126552439 gene encoding uncharacterized protein LOC126552439, which yields MAASEPMPFPRRLFLTDRVSRIQFLIDTGADLCVYPRSVVQGQRDKSDYSLSAANGTTIATYGTITLALDFGLRRVFTWRFVVADVSKPIIGVDFLNHYNLLVDIRNQRLLDGLTQLTVQGQAAKCDIQSIKTVVGTTRYHDLLQEYPEITRPVGVIKDIKHNTKHTSRRHQDLPSRVNQGV from the coding sequence ATGGCGGCCAGTGAGCCAATGCCATTTCCACGCCGCCTATTTCTAACCGATCGTGTCTCACGAATACAATTTCTTATTGACACTGGAGCCGATTTATGTGTATACCCACGCAGTGTGGTTCAAGGTCAACGAGATAAATCGGACTACTCCCTATCAGCAGCCAACGGGACGACCATTGCTACGTACGGAACTATTACACTTGCTCTTGATTTCGGACTTCGTCGAGTTTTCACTTGGAGATTTGTGGTCGCGGATGTATCCAAGCCTATCATTGGTGTggattttttaaaccattataatCTTTTGGTAGATATACGTAATCAACGTCTCTTGGACGGTCTCACGCAACTCACTGTACAGGGTCAAGCTGCGAAATGCGACATACAATCCATCAAAACAGTTGTCGGAACAACAAGGTACCATGACTTATTACAGGAGTATCCTGAGATAACCCGACCTGTTGGAGTAATCAAGGACATCAAACACAACACCAAACATACATCCAGACGACACCAGGATCTCCCGTCGCGTGTAAACCAAGGCGTCTAG